Proteins from a genomic interval of Enterococcus faecium:
- a CDS encoding carbohydrate ABC transporter permease, whose protein sequence is MNNTVTKWFQYGFILLLGLVMIYPVLWMIAGSFKTDQEIMSGSLNLIPETFQWENYAKGWAGFAGISFFTFFRNSFVISAVSTIGTVLSSTCIAYALSRIDFKGKRFWFVVMLVTMMIPAQVILIPQFIIYNRLNLVGTYVPLILPHFFGQAFFIYQIMQFMVNIPKELDESAIIDGCSKYSVFTKIIFPLLKPSIITTIIIQFYWKWDDFMGPLIYLNKPRSYTVSIAIKLFADAGSSTTYASMFAMSTLSLLPVFLIFLFFNKYLVQGISTSGLKG, encoded by the coding sequence ATGATTTATCCGGTCTTATGGATGATCGCAGGTTCTTTTAAAACGGATCAAGAGATTATGAGTGGTTCGCTGAATTTGATTCCAGAGACTTTTCAATGGGAAAATTACGCAAAAGGATGGGCGGGGTTTGCTGGAATTTCATTTTTTACTTTCTTTAGGAATTCGTTTGTCATCTCTGCAGTTTCGACGATAGGGACAGTTCTGAGCTCGACTTGTATTGCTTACGCATTATCGAGAATCGATTTCAAAGGAAAAAGATTCTGGTTCGTCGTCATGTTAGTAACGATGATGATTCCTGCACAAGTGATTTTGATTCCGCAGTTTATTATTTACAATCGGCTGAATTTGGTTGGGACGTATGTGCCGCTGATTTTACCACATTTTTTTGGACAAGCATTTTTCATTTACCAGATCATGCAATTCATGGTCAACATCCCCAAAGAGTTAGATGAATCAGCGATTATTGACGGATGCAGCAAGTATAGTGTCTTTACCAAAATTATTTTTCCTTTGCTGAAACCTTCGATCATCACGACGATCATCATCCAGTTTTATTGGAAATGGGACGACTTCATGGGACCATTGATTTATTTAAACAAGCCGAGATCTTACACGGTATCGATTGCCATCAAATTATTTGCAGACGCTGGATCTAGTACGACTTACGCGAGTATGTTTGCGATGTCTACGTTGTCGCTGCTACCGGTTTTTCTGATTTTCTTATTCTTCAATAAATATCTTGTCCAGGGGATCAGTACAAGCGGTCTGAAGGGCTGA